From Salarias fasciatus chromosome 5, fSalaFa1.1, whole genome shotgun sequence, a single genomic window includes:
- the LOC115388146 gene encoding LOW QUALITY PROTEIN: arylacetamide deacetylase-like 3 (The sequence of the model RefSeq protein was modified relative to this genomic sequence to represent the inferred CDS: inserted 3 bases in 2 codons; deleted 3 bases in 3 codons), whose translation MTPSSSDISVRQALESTVVLNLWFTPLSPAQWSDPLCPSLPPPVIGLVYAELMDSDIPLGAAKGGKLHMVHDLFAGVATVLSVSLSGNSVDEVCRHTAKESDTTVISTGIDWLPECRNPVLLDECESXRFSPVAETEFGVDSQRXAVGGHSTEANLAAAPCKRLARSENGHLPSLCSQVLVHPVLQMADFNLPSYRLNHAAPILFPGRVAFCFLQDLDGDTSRCQEVLEGNHVSTELRPAQEEWLYPFYFIPSGSLEGFCEHPEVCRSTKADLKPGPSDNAIIPPSSSSVSVNNEHAER comes from the exons ATGACTCCGAGCAGCTCTGACATCTCAGTCCGTCAGGCTCTGGAAAGCA CGGTGGTTCTCAACCTGTGGTTCACCCCCCTCTCACCGGCTCAGTGGTCGGACCCGCTGTGTCCCAG CCTTCCTCCTCCGGTAATTGGACTTGTGTACGCCGAGCTGATGGATTCAGACATTCCTCTTGGGGCTGCAAAAGGTGGGAAGCTGCACATGGTTCATGACTTGTTTGCTGGCGTGGCGACTGTTCTGAGCGTCAGTCTCTCAGGAA ATTCTGTCGATGAAGTCTGTCGGCACACTGCCAAGGAATCTGACACCACTGTGATCTCCA CAGGTATCGATTGGCTTCCAGAATGTAGGAACCCTGTCTTGTTGGATGAATGCGAAT GTCGCTTCTCGCCCGTAGCTGAGACGGAGTTCGGCGTGGATTCTCAGAG GGCAGTCGGAGGGCACAGCACTGAGGCTAACCTGGCAGCCGCACCGTGCAAAAGGCTGGCG AGGAGCGAGAACGGACATCTGCCATCCCTTTGC TCTCAGGTCCTCGTCCACCCAGTCCTGCAGATGGCGGATTTCAACCTGCCCTCGTACAGGCTAAATCATGCTGCGCCCATATTGTTTCCTGGCCGCGTGGcattctgcttcctgcaggaccTCGACGGAGACACTTCCAGGTGCCAAGAAGTTCTGGAAGGGAACCATGTCTCCACTGAGCTCAGGCCA GCTCAGGAGGAATGGCTTTACCCTTTCTACTTTATCCCAAGTGGCTCACTTGAAGGTTTCTGTGAACATCCAGAAGTGTGTCGCTCAACCAAAGCTGATCTGAAGCCTGGACCGTCAGATAATGCAATCATTCcaccttcatcttcatctgtgAGTGTGAACAATGAGCATGCTGAGCGATGA
- the LOC115388147 gene encoding LOW QUALITY PROTEIN: uncharacterized protein C1orf158 homolog (The sequence of the model RefSeq protein was modified relative to this genomic sequence to represent the inferred CDS: inserted 2 bases in 1 codon) — protein MRKAVTQDKWAQTGWRIEQKYANKVLLGNWAEQRLQFTREPEIANSTNRVDYRPLGLXKPDASARRSALLRAEGLPSKMLFAHSGPPASHYLVTQYEESYGHRNTDALPTLQPWHADNLRGQPERVDRPISDACASHDASVVEIRLHSMFYPEHWRVCLVRHMVVL, from the exons ATGAGGAAAGCTGTGACTCAGGACAAATGGGCCCAGACGGGATGGAGGATAGAGCAGAAGTATGCAAACAAAGTGCTGTTAGGAAACTGGGCTGAACAAAGACTCCAG TTTACTCGGGAGCCAGAGATAGCCAACAGCACCAATCGTGTAGACTACCGGCCCCTGGGACT CAAGCCAGACGCCTCTGCGAGAAGATCTGCCCTGCTGAGAGCTGAG GGGCTTCCATCCAAGATGCTGTTTGCCCACTCTGGCCCACCGGCCTCACATTATTTGGTCACGCAGTATGAAGAAAGCTACGGGCACAGGAACACTGACGCTTTGCCCACTCTGCAGCCCTGGCATGCAGACAACTTGAGAGGGCAGCCTGAGAGGGTTGACCGGCCAATATCTG ATGCTTGTGCATCACATGATGCCTCTGTTGTGGAAATTCGACTGCACAGCATGTTTTACCCGGAGCACTGGAGAGTGTGCCTGGTGCGCCACATGGTGGTGCTATAG